In a genomic window of Lepisosteus oculatus isolate fLepOcu1 chromosome 3, fLepOcu1.hap2, whole genome shotgun sequence:
- the LOC107076298 gene encoding uncharacterized protein — MDLNAKKRTPNFSSTELEVLITEIINNYSKLFGEATACTSRRQRSSFWIKTTQKVNSISQTKRSCKQVKHKWDDLRRLLVKRLRLKGRNAGSDGILKELHKTRDDNRKRNTFIERGIHRDKQVSSGDLDFSDGAPHFDIEWENDTEENESEAEGTGQEGSHKVKGNKGLPTGEPKTADETLPGRVVIVHHQGIPSLVEEIRILEAPQIVGPPIPSVACSFPQAPSAEREQEQQQQLVARGVGTDVVQIKKEPHPEFLYTSQTKETAFKIPSLGDQGSNTSIIALGHQVALLAHQIGKLTDQVSQLNQMLAQKSSCEHFQMEQVAVNHNISVTLSLLAKALASKDLSIPTAVADCSTQSDHPLHPPDQAHGER; from the exons ATGGATCTCAATGCTAAAAAAAGAACACCCAACTTTTCCAGCACCGAACTTGAAGTATTGATCACAGAAATAATAAACAATTATAGTAAACTGTTTGGAGAAGCTACAGCCTGTACATCCAGGAGACAGCGATCTTCATTCTGGatcaaaacaacacaaaagGTCAACTCAATATCCCAAACCAAGAGGAGCTGCAAGCAGGTCAAGCACAAATGGGATGATTTGAGAAGACTGCTGGTAAAACGGCTGCGTTTAAAAGGACGCAACGCGGGTTCTGATGGCATTTTAAAAGAGCTGCACAAAACCAGAGACGACAATAGGAAAAGGAACACATTTATTGAAAGAGGGATACACAGAGATAAACAAGTTTCTTCGGGAGATCTAGATTTTTCAGACGGCGCTCCGCATTTCGATATTGAATGGG AGAATGACActgaagaaaatgaatctgaagCAGAAGGAACTGGGCAGGAAGGTTCCCATAAAGTAAAAG GAAATAAAGGACTTCCCACTGGTGAGCCAAAAACTGCAGATGAAACCCTGCCAGGACGAGTAGTGATAGTTCACCATCAGGGGATTCCTTCCCTTGTGGAGGAGATCAGAATCTTAGAAGCCCCTCAGATTGTGGGACCTCCTATCCCATCAGTCGCCTGCTCTTTTCCTCAAGCTCCAAGTGCTGAACGCgaacaggagcagcagcagcagctagtGGCAAGGGGGGTTGGAACTGATGTTGTCCAGATTAAGAAAGAGCCACATCCTGAGTTCCTCTATACCTCTCAAACCAAGGAGACAGCCTTTAAGATTCCAAGCCTTGGTGACCAGGGTAGCAATACTTCAATAATTGCACTTGGCCACCAGGTGGCACTGCTGGCACATCAGATAGGAAAGCTGACTGACCAAGTGAGTCAGCTGAATCAAATGCTTGCTCAAAAGAGCAGCTGTGAGCATTTTCAGATGGAGCAGGTAGCAGTGAATCACAACATTTCAGTGACACTTAGTCTCCTGGCTAAGGCTCTTGCTTCTAAAGACTTGTCCATTCCAACAGCTGTTGCTGACTGCAGCACACAGAGTGATCATCCCCTTCATCCTCCCGACCAAGCACATGGAGAAAGATGA
- the btc gene encoding probetacellulin: MGMLMNCKPLFITLAGLALCKYAHADSNVTKEPESEVVSCGHHGNKTCTAVTKVEKWSGHFSNCPEEYIDYCIKGKCRFVVDVQQPACICERGYIGHRCELLDFFYQKTEQKQIIIASVIAALVFLILLIIFICCCAHRRKLCFKRRKRKEEKTEEIEKLNTILSEKPESHSVSVNVDASETNTV; this comes from the exons ATGGGAATGTTGATGAATTGTAAACCTTTGTTTATCACACTTGCAG GTTTGGCCTTATGCAAATATGCACATGCTGATTCGAATGTGACCAAGGAGCCTGAGAGTGAAGTGGTATCCTGTGGTCACCATGGGAACAAGACCTGCACAG CTGTCACCAAGGTTGAAAAATGGAGTGGGCACTTCTCTAACTGTCCAGAGGAGTACATTGATTACTGTATTAAGGGAAAATGCCGTTTTGTGGTGGACGTGCAGCAGCCTGCCTGCAT atgtgaAAGGGGGTATATTGGACACAGATGTGAATTATTAGATTTTTTCTACCAAAAAACGGAGCAAAAGCAAATCATAATTGCCAGTGTGATAGCAGCACTGGTCTTCCTGATacttctgatcatttttatttgctgcTGTGCTCA cagGAGGAAATTATGCTTTAAACGGAGAaagaggaaagaagaaaaaacagaagaaatagaAAAACTGAACACAATTCTGTCTGAAAAGCCAGAAAGCCACAGTGTATCTGTAAATGTGGATGCTTCAGAAACCAACACTGTATGA